Sequence from the Elusimicrobiota bacterium genome:
GCGCGACCGCGCCCTCCACGGCCAGCCCAGGTTCGATCCAGCACCTCAGCGCGCGTTTGAGGTTGCACGCCGTCGCCTTCAAGTAAACCGACAGCCGGACCCGCTTTCCTCCGCGCACACGCAGTCTCCCCAGCCCATGAGCCCGCTTGAGCTCCGAGTTCGTGGACTCGATGCCCG
This genomic interval carries:
- a CDS encoding transposase, whose protein sequence is GIESTNSELKRAHGLGRLRVRGGKRVRLSVYLKATACNLKRALRCWIEPGLAVEGAVALA